A stretch of the Polyangiaceae bacterium genome encodes the following:
- a CDS encoding tetratricopeptide repeat protein: MRAFALGLCLIACASQPPAQPAPAPVAAAAAPPEPSASEPPAAPEPEPPLAAAEPEPPAVAEPEPPAAEPEPPSPEPPVAAAPPAPLPASATARDPRMAAQRPRARALLVTELQALERLHQATPKSSPDRPMLMRRLAEGYVELEYAAEREPGGAKVVQAARKNALKYYLAVRSDYPTFAKLDEVLYYAGYEHERGGNLAQARALYRELGTKFPNSPFLVRIPKKVLGR, encoded by the coding sequence ATGCGCGCCTTCGCCCTCGGCCTCTGCCTGATCGCCTGCGCATCGCAGCCGCCCGCGCAGCCCGCGCCCGCGCCCGTCGCCGCGGCCGCGGCGCCGCCCGAGCCCAGCGCGTCCGAGCCGCCCGCGGCGCCCGAGCCAGAGCCGCCGCTCGCCGCCGCCGAGCCTGAGCCGCCCGCCGTCGCGGAGCCCGAGCCACCCGCTGCCGAGCCCGAGCCGCCGAGCCCCGAGCCGCCCGTTGCCGCGGCCCCGCCGGCACCGCTGCCTGCTTCGGCGACCGCGCGGGATCCGCGCATGGCCGCGCAGCGCCCGCGGGCGCGTGCGCTGCTGGTCACCGAGCTGCAAGCGCTGGAGCGCTTGCACCAGGCGACGCCCAAGAGCTCTCCCGATCGCCCGATGCTCATGCGGCGGCTCGCCGAGGGCTACGTCGAGCTCGAGTACGCCGCGGAGCGGGAGCCGGGCGGAGCGAAGGTCGTGCAGGCCGCGCGCAAGAACGCGCTGAAGTACTACCTGGCGGTCCGCAGCGACTACCCGACGTTCGCGAAGCTCGACGAGGTCCTCTACTACGCCGGTTACGAGCACGAGCGCGGCGGCAACTTGGCGCAGGCCCGCGCGCTCTACCGCGAGCTCGGAACCAAGTTTCCGAATTCACCTTTCCTCGTGCGCATCCCCAAGAAGGTGCTGGGCCGCTGA
- a CDS encoding ion transporter: protein MSNELAATPDWRAGVAAMVESRRAETFILTLIILNAVVLGLETTPFGARHITVLHQLDRVMLGAFVIELVAKMAIHGRNFHRDPWRIFDFVVVAIALLPATGPLAVLRALRVLRVLRLITVVPTMRRVVGGLLSAIPGLGAIMSIMVLIFYVGAVIATKLFGADFPEWFGSIGKSAYTLFQVMTLESWSMGIVRPVMEKHPFAWAFFVPYILVATFTMLNLFIAVIVNAMQSQALQQREEGEAAVEEDAQADRAVILAEVRSLRQEVAALRRELGGVSGG from the coding sequence ATGTCGAATGAGCTAGCAGCGACCCCGGACTGGCGCGCGGGCGTCGCCGCGATGGTCGAGAGCCGCCGCGCCGAGACCTTCATCCTCACGCTGATCATCCTGAACGCCGTCGTCCTCGGGCTGGAGACGACGCCCTTCGGGGCTCGCCACATCACCGTCCTGCACCAGCTCGATCGGGTCATGCTCGGTGCGTTCGTGATCGAGCTGGTCGCCAAGATGGCGATCCACGGACGCAACTTCCACCGCGATCCGTGGCGCATCTTCGACTTCGTGGTGGTCGCCATCGCGTTGCTCCCCGCCACGGGCCCGCTCGCCGTGCTGCGCGCCCTGCGCGTGCTGCGCGTGCTGCGCCTGATCACGGTCGTGCCGACCATGCGCCGCGTGGTCGGCGGCCTGCTCAGCGCCATCCCGGGGCTGGGCGCCATCATGAGCATCATGGTGTTGATCTTCTACGTCGGCGCGGTGATCGCGACCAAGCTGTTCGGCGCGGACTTTCCGGAGTGGTTCGGGTCGATCGGCAAGAGCGCGTACACGCTGTTCCAGGTCATGACGCTCGAGAGCTGGTCGATGGGGATCGTCCGTCCCGTGATGGAGAAGCACCCCTTCGCGTGGGCGTTCTTCGTGCCTTACATCCTGGTCGCCACCTTCACGATGCTGAACCTGTTCATCGCGGTGATCGTGAACGCGATGCAGTCCCAGGCGCTTCAGCAGCGCGAGGAGGGGGAGGCCGCGGTCGAAGAGGACGCGCAGGCCGACCGCGCGGTGATCCTGGCCGAGGTTCGCAGCCTGCGGCAGGAGGTCGCCGCGCTTCGCCGCGAGCTCGGCGGGGTCAGCGGCGGCTGA
- a CDS encoding HNH endonuclease: MNALSSVSDHELRERLSAAVSSERSACANVIFHLAELDRRNLYLDDACSSLFAYCTERLGYSEDSATKRVRVARLAQQFPQVLDDLASGELHLTGLFLLSGHLTDDNAEQLLAEARGKSKRQLEELLARWFPRPAVPPTITPVTPEPVQGQLSTWSGAGTPAPPAQAPRPRVEPLSPESVRVEFSAHAAFRDKLEQARALLSHTVPSGDLATILERALDLLIERETKRRAGAGKPRKRRETKPGSRHVPVEVQRAVRERDGDQCTFTDAEGRRCSATRFLTIEHIDPFAKGGPTTVDNCCLLCRPHNAHRARQVFGEDHIQNEISEARARRRQSTPPAPPAPTPAPEGGVSEKVLGALVRMGFKRADARRAVEQARLCEVEPLLEPMLRATLAILTP, from the coding sequence ATGAACGCTCTCTCTTCGGTCTCCGACCACGAGCTTCGCGAGCGGCTCTCGGCCGCCGTGAGCTCGGAGCGGTCGGCGTGCGCCAACGTCATCTTCCACCTGGCAGAGCTCGACCGCCGCAACCTGTACCTGGACGATGCGTGTTCCTCCCTCTTCGCCTACTGCACCGAGCGCCTCGGCTATTCCGAGGACAGCGCGACCAAGCGTGTGCGTGTGGCCCGCCTGGCCCAGCAGTTCCCCCAGGTGCTCGATGACCTCGCCAGCGGCGAGCTCCACCTGACGGGGCTGTTCCTGCTCTCCGGCCACCTGACGGACGACAACGCCGAGCAGCTCCTCGCCGAGGCGCGAGGGAAGTCCAAGCGACAGCTCGAGGAGCTGCTCGCCCGCTGGTTCCCGCGGCCGGCCGTGCCGCCGACCATCACCCCGGTCACGCCCGAGCCGGTACAAGGGCAGTTGTCCACATGGTCCGGGGCAGGTACCCCGGCCCCGCCGGCCCAGGCGCCTCGCCCTCGCGTCGAGCCGCTCTCGCCGGAGAGCGTTCGCGTGGAATTCAGCGCCCACGCTGCGTTCCGCGACAAGCTCGAGCAGGCCCGGGCGCTGCTCAGCCACACGGTGCCCAGCGGCGACCTCGCGACGATCCTCGAGCGCGCGCTGGACCTGCTCATCGAGCGGGAGACGAAGCGCCGCGCCGGCGCGGGCAAGCCCCGCAAGCGCCGCGAGACGAAGCCGGGCTCGCGGCATGTTCCGGTGGAAGTCCAGCGAGCGGTCAGGGAGCGGGACGGCGACCAGTGCACCTTCACGGACGCCGAGGGGCGGCGGTGTTCGGCGACGCGCTTCTTGACCATCGAGCACATCGACCCGTTCGCGAAGGGCGGGCCCACGACGGTGGACAACTGCTGCTTGCTCTGCAGACCTCACAACGCCCACCGAGCGCGCCAGGTCTTCGGTGAGGACCACATCCAGAACGAGATCTCGGAGGCGCGAGCGAGGCGAAGACAGAGCACGCCACCGGCGCCACCGGCGCCGACGCCCGCGCCCGAGGGCGGCGTGTCCGAAAAGGTGCTCGGAGCGCTGGTTCGGATGGGGTTCAAGCGAGCGGACGCGCGGCGAGCCGTCGAGCAAGCGCGCCTCTGCGAGGTGGAGCCGCTGCTCGAGCCGATGCTTCGCGCGACGCTCGCCATTCTCACACCGTGA